The Serinus canaria isolate serCan28SL12 chromosome 2, serCan2020, whole genome shotgun sequence genomic interval ATCTTGGCACTGACAGAAGAGCTGGTGTTTTCTGTTCAGGTACTGTCTCCCACTGTCTCCTCCTCTCAGGGCTTCCCGATGAACACTACAACTGTCACAGCCATGGGAGCAACACCTCACCACAAAGACCACCACACGGCAGAGCCCCTTCCCACGTCTGCTCAAGCCATGTCCCACCCCATCAGCCTGGTGGAGAAAGCCCCTTCCACCGGGCAAGACCCACAGAGTGGCCCTCGCATCAGCGAGAAGGAAACTTACCATTTGTACAACCAGAGTGCTTTGTACTCAGGACAGTCTCGTCCCAAGGGGAAAATATTCCAGGTTTTCAAAGGCAACTTCTCAGAGTCGACAGAGCCTTACCTAAAGACGACCCTGCACTCTCCCTTCCCTACCCTGAGGAGCCCTTTCACAGACCACCCGTTTCAGTCCCAGACCACAGCATCCAGCGATCCAAATGGAATGGGGCTGGCAAGAACTACACACTCAGACCCTTCTCCCCACCGCAACACCTCGGGAAGCCTTAGGGAAGCAGAGCGAGGGGATGGGACCGAGGTAGTAGTACAGGAGGCAGATTTTGCCACCACAACTGCTGGACCATCAACTGATCCTGAAGCAGTGTCGGTGCCTTTTAAACCCACCCGCTATGGCACGTGGGATATGCTGAGCAAAAACAACTCTTGGGTAACCCTGAATCTCAGTACAAATGTCCCTCTGTTTGCTGGCTCCGGATCTgctacagcagcagctggtcACTCAGTTCAGACCAGTTTTGATGTCAGCATCTCGTCCTCGGCAGCGGGAGACCCCGAGGGACTGACTCCGACGCAGCACGGCGCGGTGACCAATGCCACGGTGCCGGGCAGTGCCCTCTCCTCAGTGCCTGCCACCAGCTTGTCCAGCTCCACCTCCACAGCTGGCTCCACCGCCACTGGGAACTTCCTGAACAGACTGGTTCCTGCTGGGACCTGGAAACCAGGCGTGCAAGGAAACATCTCCCATGTCACCGAGGGGGAcaaaccccagcacagagcaaccATCTGTCTCAGCAAGATGGACATTGCCTGGATCATTCTGGCTATCAGCGTCCCTATATCCTCATGTTGTAAGTTAATTGCcactttattttgctttctctttccttaaTATTCAGATTTTGGCCCACGATTTAAGGTCTAGCTGGAGACCTAACAGAGGCAGGTCAGCTTGGGATGGATGAGATGCACGGGCATCACATTTACTGACCAGAGTGTTAAACTTCAAAATTCAGGACTAAAATGTTACAGTCAAAGAATACTCACTCTATTGCTATTAAAAATCTTTTGGGGTAACTCTCCATTTGAGGGTGTAACACTAGCCTGAACATGAAGCAGCTTTACTCCAAGTTGTTAAGACAGTGATCAAAAACTTGATCAAAGACAGTGATTCTTTTAGACAGCAATTCTTTTATCTAGAAACTAGTATTTGCTGCCCTGAAATTGGAGTTTAAAAGCCCACTGCTAACCCAAAGGATTAATAACATCTGTAATGACCAATAATTCAGGAAACACCTGTTTTCCAGTGCAATAAAGTATTTCATTGCAGGTAGTGCATGAACgatcagattttaaaatctgatgACCAAAGTGCTGGTTTCCTCCATTTTAATTCCAATTTACAGTTGccaagggaagagaaagagtTGTAAACTTTGGCCTTCAGATACCTGGAGTCAGCCAcctgcaggaccagggcaggTTGGGTTTCCAGAGCTGGCTCAGGGTCTTGTTGTTTgattaaattacaaaaaacaCATGGGAAATTATGAGCAAGCTAGTGAGTGCTTGGCAGGATATCCTGTGCCTACCTGGGTTGTATCAGCTTGGTGGGACAACATATTCTCTGGAGTCTCACTGTCATGAGGTGTGCTTATTCTGAGCTGTCTGGagtgaaacaaaaccaaacatttccCAGCCTTTGCTGCCTGAGGAATCATAAAGGGGTAGCAGCCAACAACACTGAGTATTAGTGCTGTTATTTACAGCTGTG includes:
- the TMEM108 gene encoding transmembrane protein 108 isoform X2 — its product is MKRSLQVLYCQLFSVLLILALTEELVFSVQVLSPTVSSSQGFPMNTTTVTAMGATPHHKDHHTAEPLPTSAQAMSHPISLVEKAPSTGQDPQSGPRISEKETYHLYNQSALYSGQSRPKGKIFQVFKGNFSESTEPYLKTTLHSPFPTLRSPFTDHPFQSQTTASSDPNGMGLARTTHSDPSPHRNTSGSLREAERGDGTEVVVQEADFATTTAGPSTDPEAVSVPFKPTRYGTWDMLSKNNSWVTLNLSTNVPLFAGSGSATAAAGHSVQTSFDVSISSSAAGDPEGLTPTQHGAVTNATVPGSALSSVPATSLSSSTSTAGSTATGNFLNRLVPAGTWKPGVQGNISHVTEGDKPQHRATICLSKMDIAWIILAISVPISSCSVLLTVCCMRRKKKTSNPENNLSYWNNAITMDYFNRHAVELPREIQSLETSEDHLSEPRSPANGDYRDSGMVLVNPFCQETLFVGHEQVSEI
- the TMEM108 gene encoding transmembrane protein 108 isoform X1, which codes for MSSTCLPSSSATATSVLLILALTEELVFSVQVLSPTVSSSQGFPMNTTTVTAMGATPHHKDHHTAEPLPTSAQAMSHPISLVEKAPSTGQDPQSGPRISEKETYHLYNQSALYSGQSRPKGKIFQVFKGNFSESTEPYLKTTLHSPFPTLRSPFTDHPFQSQTTASSDPNGMGLARTTHSDPSPHRNTSGSLREAERGDGTEVVVQEADFATTTAGPSTDPEAVSVPFKPTRYGTWDMLSKNNSWVTLNLSTNVPLFAGSGSATAAAGHSVQTSFDVSISSSAAGDPEGLTPTQHGAVTNATVPGSALSSVPATSLSSSTSTAGSTATGNFLNRLVPAGTWKPGVQGNISHVTEGDKPQHRATICLSKMDIAWIILAISVPISSCSVLLTVCCMRRKKKTSNPENNLSYWNNAITMDYFNRHAVELPREIQSLETSEDHLSEPRSPANGDYRDSGMVLVNPFCQETLFVGHEQVSEI
- the TMEM108 gene encoding transmembrane protein 108 isoform X4, coding for MIFSGVLLILALTEELVFSVQVLSPTVSSSQGFPMNTTTVTAMGATPHHKDHHTAEPLPTSAQAMSHPISLVEKAPSTGQDPQSGPRISEKETYHLYNQSALYSGQSRPKGKIFQVFKGNFSESTEPYLKTTLHSPFPTLRSPFTDHPFQSQTTASSDPNGMGLARTTHSDPSPHRNTSGSLREAERGDGTEVVVQEADFATTTAGPSTDPEAVSVPFKPTRYGTWDMLSKNNSWVTLNLSTNVPLFAGSGSATAAAGHSVQTSFDVSISSSAAGDPEGLTPTQHGAVTNATVPGSALSSVPATSLSSSTSTAGSTATGNFLNRLVPAGTWKPGVQGNISHVTEGDKPQHRATICLSKMDIAWIILAISVPISSCSVLLTVCCMRRKKKTSNPENNLSYWNNAITMDYFNRHAVELPREIQSLETSEDHLSEPRSPANGDYRDSGMVLVNPFCQETLFVGHEQVSEI
- the TMEM108 gene encoding transmembrane protein 108 isoform X3; this translates as MSSTCLPSSSATATSVLLILALTEELVFSVQVLSPTVSSSQGFPMNTTTVTAMGATPHHKDHHTAEPLPTSAQAMSHPISLVEKAPSTGQDPQSGPRISEKETYHLYNQSALYSGQSRPKGKIFQVFKGNFSESTEPYLKTTLHSPFPTLRSPFTDHPFQSQTTASSDPNGMGLARTTHSDPSPHRNTSGSLREAERGDGTEVVVQEADFATTTAGPSTDPEAVSVPFKPTRYGTWDMLSKNNSWVTLNLSTNVPLFAGSGSATAAAGHSVQTSFDVSISSSAAGDPEGLTPTQHGAVTNATVPGSALSSVPATSLSSSTSTAGSTATGNFLNRLVPAGTWKPGVQGNISHVTEGDKPQHRATICLSKMDIAWIILAISVPISSCFLLTVCCMRRKKKTSNPENNLSYWNNAITMDYFNRHAVELPREIQSLETSEDHLSEPRSPANGDYRDSGMVLVNPFCQETLFVGHEQVSEI